From a region of the Oligoflexia bacterium genome:
- a CDS encoding lysophospholipid acyltransferase family protein encodes MKAFFEKKSKIFDLKTMDRDALLYKVMPRFILEIIRKYFRLEVEGLENIPKRGRGLIIPNHSGYSGFDAFMLGNEIRNHTGRIARILAHHLWFIHKSTTIPLEKMGITEATMNNGLELLKKNNLIILFPEGEYGNFKPTRKRYRLQEFKRGFVRMAIMTKSPIIPTLVIGAEETHINLSQLKFTKYLIGTVLPLPLNIIPLPAKWKIKFLEPITLDYPISAAEDRALVHKISQQVRERIQFQIDLELKSRSYIYLR; translated from the coding sequence GTGAAAGCATTTTTCGAGAAAAAAAGTAAAATATTTGATCTCAAAACCATGGATCGCGATGCTCTGCTCTACAAAGTCATGCCACGTTTTATTTTAGAAATCATTCGAAAATATTTTCGCCTTGAAGTTGAAGGCCTTGAAAACATTCCTAAACGTGGCCGCGGGCTTATTATACCTAACCATTCTGGCTACTCAGGATTTGATGCTTTTATGCTCGGAAATGAAATTCGAAATCACACTGGTCGCATAGCTCGAATTTTAGCCCATCACCTATGGTTTATTCATAAATCTACGACCATTCCACTTGAGAAAATGGGAATTACCGAAGCCACCATGAACAATGGGCTTGAGCTGTTAAAGAAAAATAATCTCATTATTTTATTCCCTGAAGGAGAATACGGAAACTTCAAACCCACCCGTAAAAGATATCGCCTTCAAGAATTCAAAAGAGGCTTTGTGCGTATGGCAATCATGACAAAATCGCCAATAATTCCAACACTTGTCATTGGAGCCGAAGAGACACACATTAATTTAAGCCAGTTAAAATTTACCAAATATTTAATTGGGACTGTCCTGCCTTTACCCTTAAATATCATTCCTTTACCTGCTAAATGGAAAATAAAGTTTCTCGAACCCATCACTTTAGATTATCCTATTTCAGCAGCTGAGGATCGGGCCCTAGTGCACAAGATCAGCCAGCAAGTGCGTGAAAGGATTCAATTCCAAATTGATTTGGAGTTGAAAAGTAGAAGTTATATTTACCTGAGGTAA
- the glpK gene encoding glycerol kinase GlpK, with protein sequence MSSYVLAIDQGTTGSTAVILDSSGKAVAKVNQEYKQIYPKPGWVEHDPEDIWDSVLDVVRKAIEQAHISDGDIAAIGITNQRETTLLWDKKTFNPLHNAIVWQDRRTADFCLSLKKKGFEKKFRAKTGLVLDPYFSGTKIRWLLDNVSGARKSAQNGNVSFGTIDTFLLSRLTNGVVHATDVSNASRTLLMDLKTLTWDKDLCKILGVEMSVLPEIKPSIGIFGYTKGITGLRDGIPISGIAGDQQSALFGQACFEVGEAKCTFGTGSFLLLNTGNKPVASKSGCLTTVAWQWKGKVTYALEGSAFICGAAVQWLRDGLKIIKSSGEIEALARLVEDTGGVQFVPALTGLGAPHWDPEARGVITGLTRGSNSSHLARATLEGMALQNADLLFAMQKDLKKKLKNMKVDGGAVANNLLMQLQADYLGITCVRPQVIETTALGAAFMAGLGVGIWKSYDEVKKVWQKDREFKPEISNKVRQMRIKKWNEAVTKA encoded by the coding sequence ATGTCATCGTATGTCTTAGCCATCGATCAAGGAACCACCGGAAGTACTGCGGTTATACTTGATTCCTCAGGTAAAGCGGTAGCGAAAGTTAATCAAGAGTACAAGCAAATATATCCGAAACCTGGGTGGGTTGAGCATGACCCTGAAGATATTTGGGACTCTGTTTTAGATGTTGTAAGAAAAGCCATTGAACAAGCGCATATTTCAGATGGCGACATTGCGGCTATCGGCATTACTAATCAGCGCGAGACAACATTGCTTTGGGATAAAAAAACATTTAATCCACTTCATAACGCCATTGTTTGGCAAGATCGCAGAACTGCTGATTTTTGTTTGAGCCTTAAGAAAAAGGGTTTTGAGAAAAAATTTCGCGCTAAAACAGGGTTGGTTTTGGACCCCTATTTTTCAGGAACCAAAATTCGTTGGTTACTAGATAATGTTTCAGGTGCCAGAAAATCTGCTCAAAATGGAAATGTGTCTTTTGGAACAATAGATACTTTTTTACTTTCGCGCCTTACAAATGGTGTTGTTCACGCCACTGATGTTTCAAATGCCTCCCGTACACTTTTAATGGATCTCAAAACATTAACTTGGGACAAAGATCTCTGCAAAATTTTAGGTGTGGAGATGAGCGTGCTTCCAGAAATCAAACCATCTATTGGTATTTTTGGTTACACAAAAGGAATCACCGGTCTTCGCGATGGAATTCCCATCAGTGGAATTGCGGGTGATCAACAATCAGCACTTTTTGGTCAAGCATGTTTTGAAGTGGGTGAAGCAAAATGTACTTTCGGTACTGGGAGTTTTTTACTTTTAAATACCGGGAATAAACCTGTGGCTTCAAAATCAGGGTGTCTCACGACCGTGGCTTGGCAATGGAAGGGTAAGGTTACCTATGCGCTTGAAGGCTCAGCTTTTATTTGTGGCGCTGCCGTTCAATGGTTACGCGATGGCCTTAAAATTATAAAATCAAGTGGTGAGATTGAAGCGCTCGCTCGTTTGGTTGAAGACACGGGCGGTGTTCAATTTGTGCCTGCATTGACAGGACTTGGAGCTCCTCACTGGGATCCTGAAGCAAGAGGTGTGATCACGGGCCTTACACGTGGATCTAATTCATCACATCTTGCCCGTGCAACTTTAGAGGGCATGGCCTTACAAAATGCAGATTTATTATTCGCCATGCAAAAAGATCTAAAGAAAAAATTAAAAAATATGAAGGTCGATGGCGGTGCTGTTGCCAATAATTTATTGATGCAACTTCAGGCTGATTATTTAGGCATTACTTGTGTTAGACCCCAGGTCATTGAAACTACAGCTCTGGGAGCAGCGTTCATGGCGGGTTTAGGTGTAGGTATTTGGAAGTCGTATGATGAGGTTAAAAAAGTATGGCAAAAAGACCGCGAATTTAAACCTGAGATAAGTAATAAAGTAAGGCAGATGCGTATAAAAAAATGGAACGAGGCCGTGACCAAGGCTTAA